Proteins from a single region of Streptomyces spinoverrucosus:
- a CDS encoding AI-2E family transporter, with protein sequence MHLLPVPVRRFAAWCAVVLLAAAVVWVGVVLCARLRTAVVPVLLALLGTALLGPLYRRLVRVGVNRSVAAALTCVAVVAVVGGAVYIVVAALIESGDQIITSLRRAAQGIAEHFGAAGTSLEDIVSNARELLSKFGGTAASGVISGVSVVGETIAMAVLALLLVFFFLRDSHRASGGLRALAPPGTADTVEAMARRAFQAVEGFMRGTTFIAFIDAVCITIGLLILDVPGAVGLGALVFVFAYIPYLGAFLSGAVAVLVAFADRGFVIALWALGVVLAVQLLEGHVLQPMIQSRTVQMHPAVVMVAITAGASVAGILGMLLAVPLVAAAFGVVHELRVRYGTPPEPSKS encoded by the coding sequence GTGCACCTGCTTCCCGTTCCCGTACGGCGGTTCGCCGCCTGGTGTGCGGTCGTGCTGCTGGCCGCCGCCGTCGTGTGGGTGGGGGTCGTGCTCTGCGCCCGGCTGCGCACGGCCGTCGTGCCCGTGCTGCTCGCGCTGCTCGGGACCGCGCTGCTGGGGCCCTTGTACCGACGGCTGGTCCGAGTCGGCGTCAACCGGTCGGTCGCCGCCGCGCTCACCTGCGTCGCCGTGGTGGCGGTGGTCGGCGGGGCGGTGTACATCGTCGTCGCCGCGCTCATCGAGTCCGGCGACCAGATCATCACCTCGCTGAGACGGGCGGCGCAGGGCATCGCCGAGCACTTCGGGGCGGCGGGCACCTCGCTGGAAGACATCGTCTCCAACGCCCGCGAGTTGCTGAGCAAGTTCGGCGGGACGGCCGCCTCCGGGGTGATCAGCGGGGTGAGTGTGGTCGGCGAGACCATCGCCATGGCCGTACTGGCGCTGCTGCTCGTCTTCTTCTTCCTGCGCGACTCCCACCGGGCCTCGGGCGGTCTGCGCGCGCTCGCCCCGCCCGGCACCGCCGACACCGTGGAGGCCATGGCGCGGCGGGCCTTCCAGGCTGTCGAGGGGTTCATGCGCGGCACCACCTTCATCGCCTTCATCGACGCCGTGTGCATCACGATCGGGCTGCTGATCCTGGACGTGCCGGGCGCGGTAGGGCTGGGGGCGCTGGTGTTCGTCTTCGCGTACATCCCCTATCTCGGCGCGTTCCTCTCCGGTGCCGTGGCCGTGCTGGTCGCGTTCGCCGACCGGGGGTTCGTCATCGCGCTGTGGGCGCTCGGGGTGGTGCTCGCGGTGCAGCTGCTGGAGGGGCATGTGCTGCAGCCGATGATCCAGAGCCGGACCGTGCAGATGCATCCGGCGGTGGTGATGGTCGCGATCACCGCGGGGGCGTCGGTCGCCGGGATCCTGGGCATGCTGCTGGCGGTACCGCTCGTCGCCGCCGCTTTCGGGGTCGTGCACGAGCTGCGGGTGCGGTACGGCACACCGCCCGAGCCCTCGAAGTCGTAG
- a CDS encoding amino acid ABC transporter permease produces MAWDEWEQLKADAGARGSTQMQLNQLGRADGSGEGPEGGGERLKHSAKPWNDAAQVADELRISTNRVRARLDSTHGSIKNKYELEHYGVSTGTNGLDSIDVLRSVLTSWEERLEAVRDECETLGPKLRQTARDLGSTDVKVKTDVDSVNVGSGDAKVR; encoded by the coding sequence ATGGCGTGGGACGAGTGGGAGCAGCTGAAAGCCGACGCAGGCGCCCGCGGTTCGACACAGATGCAGCTCAACCAGTTGGGCCGGGCTGACGGGAGCGGCGAGGGACCAGAAGGCGGTGGGGAGCGGCTTAAGCACAGTGCCAAGCCGTGGAACGACGCCGCCCAGGTGGCTGACGAACTACGCATCAGCACCAACCGCGTCAGGGCCAGGCTGGACAGCACGCATGGCAGCATCAAGAACAAGTACGAACTCGAACACTACGGCGTCTCCACCGGCACGAACGGCTTGGACAGTATCGACGTCCTGCGCAGCGTGCTCACCTCGTGGGAGGAGCGCCTGGAGGCAGTGCGCGACGAGTGCGAGACCCTGGGTCCTAAACTGCGCCAGACCGCCCGTGATCTAGGAAGCACCGACGTGAAGGTCAAGACCGACGTGGACTCCGTCAACGTCGGCTCCGGCGATGCGAAGGTGAGGTGA